The Amycolatopsis jiangsuensis nucleotide sequence GGACCTTCCAGTTGCGCTGGGCGTACGCGACGAGGCTTGAAGCCACAGCGACTCCCGCGGTTGCACTGCTGACGATGGCCACGAAAATTGCCGTCATTGCGGCTCCTCCTCACTGGGGTGCTTGCGCCGAGAATCGTGATCGGATCCGGGTGATCCGCACGGTGGGTGCCCGACGCTTGCCGGTTGGTAGTGCTGTCTTGTGTTCTACCTGGTACAGCGCATGAAGCGGGGATTGTGTTACCGCCGCCACCCACCACGATCGAGTGAGACGTATCACGTTATGCTCGGCGTTTGCCATGACTGGGTAACGACCATGGGGCTCCGCCGGACCGACCGGCTGGAAGGGGAGCCCCGGAGCCGGGAAAAAGCCCGGTCAGAAGGGAGCACAGTGGCAGAGGCAGCGGAGACTGGGGGGACGGCGAGCGGTTCACCGGGCGGGGTCACGGTGACCGACACCGCGACGATGCGCCGGGCTGTGGGAGCGGCCGCCGTTGGGAACATCACCGAATGGTTCGACTTCGGGGTCTACGGCTACCTCGCCACCACGATCGAGGCCCAGTTCTTCCCGCCGGACAACCACGCGCTGGCCCAGCTGGCGACGTTCGCGACGTTCGCGGTCGCGTTCCTGGTGCGCCCGCTCGGCGGCCTGTTCTTCGGCCCGCTCGGCGACCGGATCGGCCGGACCAAGGTGCTGGCCGTGACGGTCATCCTGATGGCCACCGGGACGTTCCTGATCGGGTTGATCCCGTCGTACTCCCAGATCGGCATCGCGGCCCCGATCCTGCTCGTGTGCGCGCGGGTGCTGCAGGGCTTCTCCACCGGCGGCGAGTACGCCGGGGCGATGACGTTCATCGCCGAGTACAGCCCGGACCGCAAGCGCGGCTACTTCGGCAGCTTCCTGGAGTTCGGCACCTTCGTCGGCTACGCGCTGGGTGCCACGGTCTCCTCGATCCTTCCGCTGGTGTCCAGCCCGGCCTTCATGGACTCGTGGGGCTGGCGGATCCCGTTCATGCTCGCGCTGCCGCTCGGCATCACCGGTGTCTACCTGCGGACGAAGCTCGAGGAGACGCCCGCGTTCCAGCAGCTGCTCGACGAGTCCGGCGAGCGCGAGGGCGCCGCGGCGAAGCACGTCATGCGCGACATCTTCGCGAAGTACTGGCCGGCCATGCTGCTGGCCGGCGGGCTGGTCGTCACCTGGAACGTCACCAACTACATGCTCACCGCCTACATGCCGACCTACCTCAAGGACTCCGACACGATGGACGCGAACGGCGGGCACGCCATCTCGTCCACCGCGTCGGAGTGGACGCAGATCGCGGTGCTGTGGGCGGCCGTGCTGGTCATCCCGCTGCTGGGCAAGCTGAGCGACAAGATCGGACGCAAGCCGATCCTGTGGGCCGGCGCGATCGGCCTGGTCGTGCTGGGCATCCCGATGGTGCTGCTGCTCAAGAGCGGTTCGGTGTTCGCGGTGCTGATCGGCCTGATCCTGATGGGCCTGCTGCTGATCTGCTTCTCCGCGACCTGCCCGTCGACACTGCCCGCGCTGTTCCCCACCGAGGTCCGCTACGGCAGCCTGTCGATCTCGTTCAACATCTTCGTCTCCGCGTTCGCCGGCACGGTGTCGCTGGTGATGAGCGCGCTGGTCCTGGCGACCGGGGACCTGAACTGGCCGGCGTATTACCTGATGGCAGCCGGCGCGATCGGCGTGATCACGCTCCTGAAGCTCAAGGAGACCGCCGGCAAGCCGCTGCCCGGTTCGCTGCCTTCGGCAGCCAGCGAGGCGGAAGCCCGGGAGCTGGCCGCCGGCCACTGAGTCTCCCGAAGCAGAAGCAAGCCGTGAAGGCCTCCTCCCAGGAACTGGATTCCCGGGAGGAGGCCTTCACCGCGTTCGGGGTGGCGGAACGGGGGCGCGAGAAACGCAGGGCCGGGACGCGTGGCGTCAAGGGCGTCGGGCTCAGCGGATCAGCGCGGTGAGCGAGTCCGTGCGGTCGGCCCACTCGCCGTGCGGCTCGAGGGTCGCGGTGCGGGTGTCGTCGTCCTCGCGGGACAGGCGGATCACCAGGTGGTCCTCGTTGAGGCGTTCGGCGCTGCCTTCGCCCCATTCGAC carries:
- a CDS encoding MFS transporter, with product MTDTATMRRAVGAAAVGNITEWFDFGVYGYLATTIEAQFFPPDNHALAQLATFATFAVAFLVRPLGGLFFGPLGDRIGRTKVLAVTVILMATGTFLIGLIPSYSQIGIAAPILLVCARVLQGFSTGGEYAGAMTFIAEYSPDRKRGYFGSFLEFGTFVGYALGATVSSILPLVSSPAFMDSWGWRIPFMLALPLGITGVYLRTKLEETPAFQQLLDESGEREGAAAKHVMRDIFAKYWPAMLLAGGLVVTWNVTNYMLTAYMPTYLKDSDTMDANGGHAISSTASEWTQIAVLWAAVLVIPLLGKLSDKIGRKPILWAGAIGLVVLGIPMVLLLKSGSVFAVLIGLILMGLLLICFSATCPSTLPALFPTEVRYGSLSISFNIFVSAFAGTVSLVMSALVLATGDLNWPAYYLMAAGAIGVITLLKLKETAGKPLPGSLPSAASEAEARELAAGH